The following are from one region of the Cynocephalus volans isolate mCynVol1 chromosome 17, mCynVol1.pri, whole genome shotgun sequence genome:
- the DYNC2I2 gene encoding cytoplasmic dynein 2 intermediate chain 2 isoform X1 has protein sequence MATRAQPGPLRRAGSAGTVTLATGGAASTEGRGRPGSLQDETLGVASVPSQWRGVRGIRGETKSCQTASIATVEASAQARKHTDAQVQTEAPVPVGVVPVSRHDTPRLAAFLRRVEAMVIRELNKNWQSHAFDSFEVNWTEQQQTVSCLHTLGYPPAQGQGLHVTSISWNSTGSVVACAYGRLDDGDWSTLKSFVCTWNLDRRGLNPRQPSVVVEVPSAVMCLAFHPTQPSHIAGGLYSGEVLVWDMSRPEDALLWRTGLTDDTHTDPVYQVVWLPEPRHSHRFQVLSVATDGKVLLWQGVGTGQLQLIEGFALVVQQLPRSAKLKKPPRGETEVGVTAVAFSSFDPSLFILGTEGGFPLKCSLAAEEAALTRMPHSVPLRAPAQFTFSPHGGPVYSVSCSPFHRNLFLSAGTDGHVHLYSMLQAQPLTSLQLSHKYLFAVRWSPVRPLVFAAASGEGDVQLFDLQKSSQKPIVSIKQTQDESPVYCLEFNNQQTQLLAAGDAKGTVKVWQLSTEFTEQRPRETEVLDQLAAEVAT, from the exons ATGGCAACCCGCGCGCAGCCAGGGCCGCTCCGCCGGGCGGGAAGCGCGGGTACCGTGACGCTGGCGACAGGCGGGGCTGCGAGCACGGAGGGGCGCGGGCGGCCGGGGTCGCTGCAGGACGAGACCCTGGGCGTGGCGTCCGTGCCGTCGCAGTGGAGGGGCGTCCGGGGCATCCGCGGGGAGACG AAAAGTTGCCAGACAGCCAGCATTGCCACCGTGGAAGCGTCGGCTCAGGCCCGGAAGCACACAGATGCCCAGGTGCAGACGGAGGCCCCGGTGCCAGTTGGCGTGGTGCCTGTGTCCCGGCATGACACCCCCCGGCTCGCAGCCTTTCTTCGGAGAGTGGAGGCCATGGTCATCCGAGAGCTGAACAAGAACTGGCAGAGCCATGCGTTTGATAGCTTCGAGGTGAACTGGACCGAGCAGCAGCAAACG GTGTCCTGTCTGCACACCCTGGGCTATCCCCCAGCCCAAGGGCAGGGTCTGCATGTGACCAGCATTTCCTGGAACTCCACTGGCTCTGTGGTGGCCTGTGCCTATGGCCG GTTGGACGATGGGGACTGGAGCACACTCAAGTCCTTTGTATGCACCTGGAACCTGGACAGGCGGGGCCTGAACCCTCGGCAGCCGTCGGTGGTGGTGGAGGTGCCCAGCGCTGTCATGTGCCTGGCCTTCCACCCCACACAGCCGTCCCACATCGCAG GAGGGCTGTACAGTGgtgaggtgctggtgtgggacATGAGCCGTCCCGAGGACGCATTGCTCTGGCGCACAGGCCTGACAGACGACACCCACACAGACCCTGTGTACCAG GTGGTTTGGCTGCCCGAGCCCCGACACAGTCACCGTTTCCAGGTGCTGAGTGTGGCCACAGATGGGAAGGTGTTGCTCTGGCAAGGCGTCGGGACCGGCCAGCTGCAGCTCATCGAGGGCTTTGCGCTGGTGGTACAGCAGCTGCCGCGGAGCGCCAAGCTGAAGAAG CCTCCCCGGGGTGAGACTGAGGTGGGCGTCACAGCAGTGGCTTTCTCCAGCTTTGACCCCAGCCTTTTCATTCTGGGCACGGAAGGCGGCTTCCCGCTCAAGTGTTCCCTGGCAGCAGAAGAGGCGGCACTCACGCGGATGCCTCACTCTGTGCCCTTGCGGGCCCCGGCACAGTTTACCTTCTCTCCCCATGGTGGTCCTGTCTACTCTGTGAGCTGTTCCCCCTTCCACAG GAACCTCTTCCTGAGCGCAGGGACCGACGGCCACGTCCACCTCTACTCCATGCTGCaggcccagcccctgacctcgCTGCAGCTGTCCCACAAGTACCTGTTTGCTGTGCGTTGGTCCCCAGTGCGCCCCTTGGTTTTTGCGGCTGCTTCTGGGGAAG GTGACGTGCAGCTGTTTGATCTCCAGAAAAGCTCCCAGAAGCCCATAGTTTCGATCAAGCAAACCCAAGATGAAAGCCCTGTTTATTGCCTTGAATTCAACAACCAACAGACTCAGCTCTTGGCTGCTGGTGATGCCAAGGGTACAGTGAAGGTGTGGCAGTTGAGCACAGAGTTCACTGAACAGAGACCCCGAGAAACAGAGGTCCTGGACCAGCTGGCAGCAGAGGTGGCCACCTGA
- the DYNC2I2 gene encoding cytoplasmic dynein 2 intermediate chain 2 isoform X2, whose protein sequence is MPISLRPSAAKKQKSCQTASIATVEASAQARKHTDAQVQTEAPVPVGVVPVSRHDTPRLAAFLRRVEAMVIRELNKNWQSHAFDSFEVNWTEQQQTVSCLHTLGYPPAQGQGLHVTSISWNSTGSVVACAYGRLDDGDWSTLKSFVCTWNLDRRGLNPRQPSVVVEVPSAVMCLAFHPTQPSHIAGGLYSGEVLVWDMSRPEDALLWRTGLTDDTHTDPVYQVVWLPEPRHSHRFQVLSVATDGKVLLWQGVGTGQLQLIEGFALVVQQLPRSAKLKKPPRGETEVGVTAVAFSSFDPSLFILGTEGGFPLKCSLAAEEAALTRMPHSVPLRAPAQFTFSPHGGPVYSVSCSPFHRNLFLSAGTDGHVHLYSMLQAQPLTSLQLSHKYLFAVRWSPVRPLVFAAASGEGDVQLFDLQKSSQKPIVSIKQTQDESPVYCLEFNNQQTQLLAAGDAKGTVKVWQLSTEFTEQRPRETEVLDQLAAEVAT, encoded by the exons ATGCCCATTAGCCTGAGACCCTCTGCAGCAAAGAAGCAA AAAAGTTGCCAGACAGCCAGCATTGCCACCGTGGAAGCGTCGGCTCAGGCCCGGAAGCACACAGATGCCCAGGTGCAGACGGAGGCCCCGGTGCCAGTTGGCGTGGTGCCTGTGTCCCGGCATGACACCCCCCGGCTCGCAGCCTTTCTTCGGAGAGTGGAGGCCATGGTCATCCGAGAGCTGAACAAGAACTGGCAGAGCCATGCGTTTGATAGCTTCGAGGTGAACTGGACCGAGCAGCAGCAAACG GTGTCCTGTCTGCACACCCTGGGCTATCCCCCAGCCCAAGGGCAGGGTCTGCATGTGACCAGCATTTCCTGGAACTCCACTGGCTCTGTGGTGGCCTGTGCCTATGGCCG GTTGGACGATGGGGACTGGAGCACACTCAAGTCCTTTGTATGCACCTGGAACCTGGACAGGCGGGGCCTGAACCCTCGGCAGCCGTCGGTGGTGGTGGAGGTGCCCAGCGCTGTCATGTGCCTGGCCTTCCACCCCACACAGCCGTCCCACATCGCAG GAGGGCTGTACAGTGgtgaggtgctggtgtgggacATGAGCCGTCCCGAGGACGCATTGCTCTGGCGCACAGGCCTGACAGACGACACCCACACAGACCCTGTGTACCAG GTGGTTTGGCTGCCCGAGCCCCGACACAGTCACCGTTTCCAGGTGCTGAGTGTGGCCACAGATGGGAAGGTGTTGCTCTGGCAAGGCGTCGGGACCGGCCAGCTGCAGCTCATCGAGGGCTTTGCGCTGGTGGTACAGCAGCTGCCGCGGAGCGCCAAGCTGAAGAAG CCTCCCCGGGGTGAGACTGAGGTGGGCGTCACAGCAGTGGCTTTCTCCAGCTTTGACCCCAGCCTTTTCATTCTGGGCACGGAAGGCGGCTTCCCGCTCAAGTGTTCCCTGGCAGCAGAAGAGGCGGCACTCACGCGGATGCCTCACTCTGTGCCCTTGCGGGCCCCGGCACAGTTTACCTTCTCTCCCCATGGTGGTCCTGTCTACTCTGTGAGCTGTTCCCCCTTCCACAG GAACCTCTTCCTGAGCGCAGGGACCGACGGCCACGTCCACCTCTACTCCATGCTGCaggcccagcccctgacctcgCTGCAGCTGTCCCACAAGTACCTGTTTGCTGTGCGTTGGTCCCCAGTGCGCCCCTTGGTTTTTGCGGCTGCTTCTGGGGAAG GTGACGTGCAGCTGTTTGATCTCCAGAAAAGCTCCCAGAAGCCCATAGTTTCGATCAAGCAAACCCAAGATGAAAGCCCTGTTTATTGCCTTGAATTCAACAACCAACAGACTCAGCTCTTGGCTGCTGGTGATGCCAAGGGTACAGTGAAGGTGTGGCAGTTGAGCACAGAGTTCACTGAACAGAGACCCCGAGAAACAGAGGTCCTGGACCAGCTGGCAGCAGAGGTGGCCACCTGA
- the DYNC2I2 gene encoding cytoplasmic dynein 2 intermediate chain 2 isoform X3: MPISLRPSAAKKQKSCQTASIATVEASAQARKHTDAQVQTEAPVPVGVVPVSRHDTPRLAAFLRRVEAMVIRELNKNWQSHAFDSFEVNWTEQQQTVSCLHTLGYPPAQGQGLHVTSISWNSTGSVVACAYGRLDDGDWSTLKSFVCTWNLDRRGLNPRQPSVVVEVPSAVMCLAFHPTQPSHIAGGLYSGEVLVWDMSRPEDALLWRTGLTDDTHTDPVYQVLSVATDGKVLLWQGVGTGQLQLIEGFALVVQQLPRSAKLKKPPRGETEVGVTAVAFSSFDPSLFILGTEGGFPLKCSLAAEEAALTRMPHSVPLRAPAQFTFSPHGGPVYSVSCSPFHRNLFLSAGTDGHVHLYSMLQAQPLTSLQLSHKYLFAVRWSPVRPLVFAAASGEGDVQLFDLQKSSQKPIVSIKQTQDESPVYCLEFNNQQTQLLAAGDAKGTVKVWQLSTEFTEQRPRETEVLDQLAAEVAT; encoded by the exons ATGCCCATTAGCCTGAGACCCTCTGCAGCAAAGAAGCAA AAAAGTTGCCAGACAGCCAGCATTGCCACCGTGGAAGCGTCGGCTCAGGCCCGGAAGCACACAGATGCCCAGGTGCAGACGGAGGCCCCGGTGCCAGTTGGCGTGGTGCCTGTGTCCCGGCATGACACCCCCCGGCTCGCAGCCTTTCTTCGGAGAGTGGAGGCCATGGTCATCCGAGAGCTGAACAAGAACTGGCAGAGCCATGCGTTTGATAGCTTCGAGGTGAACTGGACCGAGCAGCAGCAAACG GTGTCCTGTCTGCACACCCTGGGCTATCCCCCAGCCCAAGGGCAGGGTCTGCATGTGACCAGCATTTCCTGGAACTCCACTGGCTCTGTGGTGGCCTGTGCCTATGGCCG GTTGGACGATGGGGACTGGAGCACACTCAAGTCCTTTGTATGCACCTGGAACCTGGACAGGCGGGGCCTGAACCCTCGGCAGCCGTCGGTGGTGGTGGAGGTGCCCAGCGCTGTCATGTGCCTGGCCTTCCACCCCACACAGCCGTCCCACATCGCAG GAGGGCTGTACAGTGgtgaggtgctggtgtgggacATGAGCCGTCCCGAGGACGCATTGCTCTGGCGCACAGGCCTGACAGACGACACCCACACAGACCCTGTGTACCAG GTGCTGAGTGTGGCCACAGATGGGAAGGTGTTGCTCTGGCAAGGCGTCGGGACCGGCCAGCTGCAGCTCATCGAGGGCTTTGCGCTGGTGGTACAGCAGCTGCCGCGGAGCGCCAAGCTGAAGAAG CCTCCCCGGGGTGAGACTGAGGTGGGCGTCACAGCAGTGGCTTTCTCCAGCTTTGACCCCAGCCTTTTCATTCTGGGCACGGAAGGCGGCTTCCCGCTCAAGTGTTCCCTGGCAGCAGAAGAGGCGGCACTCACGCGGATGCCTCACTCTGTGCCCTTGCGGGCCCCGGCACAGTTTACCTTCTCTCCCCATGGTGGTCCTGTCTACTCTGTGAGCTGTTCCCCCTTCCACAG GAACCTCTTCCTGAGCGCAGGGACCGACGGCCACGTCCACCTCTACTCCATGCTGCaggcccagcccctgacctcgCTGCAGCTGTCCCACAAGTACCTGTTTGCTGTGCGTTGGTCCCCAGTGCGCCCCTTGGTTTTTGCGGCTGCTTCTGGGGAAG GTGACGTGCAGCTGTTTGATCTCCAGAAAAGCTCCCAGAAGCCCATAGTTTCGATCAAGCAAACCCAAGATGAAAGCCCTGTTTATTGCCTTGAATTCAACAACCAACAGACTCAGCTCTTGGCTGCTGGTGATGCCAAGGGTACAGTGAAGGTGTGGCAGTTGAGCACAGAGTTCACTGAACAGAGACCCCGAGAAACAGAGGTCCTGGACCAGCTGGCAGCAGAGGTGGCCACCTGA